The Candidatus Obscuribacterales bacterium DNA segment GGCCTTGACCATCACCTCTGGACTGGAACCAATAATTTGCCAATCGCCAAACTGGAAGTAGGCCATGTAGGGCGATGGATTAATCAAGCGCAGGGAACGGGATAGCGCAAAGGGATCGCCGGTGTACTGGGCCGTCAACCGCTGGGAGATGACGACTTGGAAAATATCGCCATCGCGAATGTGGGCCTTGGCCGTTTCCACATTGCGGCAATAGTGCTCCGGCTCGGTGTTGCTGGTGTAGTTGAGGGGAGCCCGAGACGCATCCGACGGCGGCGTCCATTCCAGCACCGTGTCTTGATTGGTCAACGGCAGTTGCAGCTTGCTCACCAAGCGATTCACGCAGGCACAGGCTTGATCATAGGCTTGGCGCAGATCGGTGTCTGGATCGCGTAAATCCGCATAGGCGATCGCCCAGATCTTGCGCTGCACTTGGTCAAAAATCAGCAAATGGTCAATCTGCATCCAGAGACCATCGGGCAAGTCATCATCCGTGAGCGGATGCACCGGCACCCGTGGCTCAATCCAATGAATCAGTTCATAGCCCCAAAACCCAAAGAGTCCACCAATGCCGGGCGGCAGTTGGGGCAGGGTGACGGGCTTATAAGGAGACAGACAATCTGACAGGGCCGTGAAGGGATCGCCCTCGAAGATCTGAGTTTCGCCACTGCGATGGGTTTGGATGGTGCGATCGCCCCTTGCCTCTAGCACCCATACAGGGTCGCATCCCAGTAGGCTATAGCGGCCAATGGTTTCGCCCCCCTCAATCGACTCCAGCAAGAAGCTATAGGGCTGCCCTGCACAGACCTTATACCAGGCCGACACGGGCGTATCGAGATCGGCCACCCATTCTTGATAGACCGGAACAAAATTTCCATCTTGGGCCAAGGCTGAAAAGTCTTCAAACGTCGGAAAAATCATGCTGTGCTTCTCGTTGGCGATCGCGTCCTAAAAATCTATCATGCCGCTTGGTTCAAGGTTCACCGAGCCGGCAAACGATGATCTACTTGTCTTCAGGCTGTCGTTAGAGAAGCCCTTAGACCAAAAAATTGGAGGCAACTATAACCATTGCCTCCAACTCAGTATTATGAACGCTAGATTACAGATCAAACACTAGGCGCAGCCCAATGGCATCCCAGCTTATGCGTCAAAAGGTTGACGACCGCTAAATTTGATCGTGGCAGGCTCAGGGTTGCTGCCGATATTGCGATCAACCTTGCCATTGAATTCCCGACCAGCATTCACCTTCTCAGGGAACACACCATCCGCGGGATGGAGATATTGAGTCTCCCCATTCGGGTAAACGCGATAGATTTTATAGTCTTCGATTTTGGGCTTAAACTTAGTGCGAAGCTGTGTACCCAGCGCCAGGCATTGCTCTTTGCGAGCTAAGTAGAGCAGATTTTCGCCCTCTTTCATGATGGCGGCTCCACCGGTCGGCATTTCGAACACTTGTTCTTTAGAACTGGTCCAGGTGATAGCGTACTTTTCCTCAACTTCAGCTTTGGTGAGCAGACCGCCTGTGCTGCCACCGAAAATAGGAGTTTGTCCAGTAAGCGTTTCCGTCATGAGTTTTTACTCTGAGCATTTTTAAGGAATGCTATCACTCATGTTTTACCCACTGTTCACCTTCGTAGGGATCTGTAACAGTTCTTCAGGCTTCTTGTTACGGTCGTTAACAGTTTTTAGGTTTAAGAACTGTCTATCTCTCGCTGGATCAAAGATCAAATCTAGGCATGAGTTGCAGCGTACCTAGCCCTAAATCTTGCTTGGACAGCGATCGCACCTCAAATAGGGCCATCATGTCATTCATGGTCGGCGAGCCGCGAGATGCCCCCTTAAGGCCCCTAGCAATCACCAACCCGCACACACCATGGGTCTGTTGACAGCGCCGATCCCATTTTTTCCGCGCCTGAATATGCACCGGGTCATCTTCAACAAACTCGCCAAAGAGATGGTTTTCGCCATTAACCGTTTGCAAGATACCCAAGTCATAGCGCGCGCCCACAAAAGGATCTTCCCCAAGACTAAACCCAATCCCCTGCAGCCCGCCCCCAGCCTGCAACGCTTCAATCATGGCGATCGCTTTGGGTCGAGACGTTTGAATCAACACAATCGGTAACCCATCTGCCGCTTCAGGAATTGCGTCTGCCGCTGCCTGGTAGGTGCGGGCCAGCTTCCGCACCATAGCCACAACCTCCCAGGGCATGGCTCCCAAGCTATAAAAGGCATCCTCGGGCATGAGATCGCTGCTCAAGAACGGTAGGGAATCTATATCATCCTCCGGAACCAGCGCCTCTGCCATGGCCGCTAGGTCATCTGCCACATCTGGCAAGGTTGAAACCTGCACCAACACCTTTTCAGATTCCTCCGTGGGACTAGGAATCCGATAGCGACCCGTTTTCTTGGGAAACTGATCGATGGCGAGGCTCGCGAGATGGTTGCGAAAGAATCGGCGCAGGGCAGATAGCGCCAACAGCACCGTTACCGCTTCCTCGTCATACAAAACCGGACGCATTCCCTCCAAGGGATGGAGGTTGCCAAAATGAGGCTCAACCGTGCCTCCATCATCCTCTGCCTTGGGGTCTAGAACGATCTCAAGGTCATCCTCCTCAAGCACATCGTAGGTGAGAAATAGGCAGTCTTGAGACAAAAAAGCCTCCTCCAAAAGCTGGGGAGACTCATCGGATAGGGTCATCACCTGCTGGCGAAAGGCCTTCAGAGAATCGAGGGAGCGGTACATTAAAATCCCATACTCCATCTCTTCCATGCCCAAAATAGAGGCATAGAGGGTTGTGACTTCCCCCTGGTTGACCACAATTTCTAAAATCTTTTCTTCATCCAAGCGTTGCCACGGCGCATCCTGCCAAAGTCCCTGCGCAACCTCAAGAAGAGATTGAGCATAGGCCTCAGGCAACTGGGGCACACGGTTGGACACAAAGTCGTATAAGCCGCGAAAGATTTCATCGATCAGCGGTAGCTCAGGCACATAGTCAACAACGATGTCGAGATCCTGCAAAACACCACGCAGATAAAACTGAATTTCACGATTGCGCACTACAATCTTTTTAGGTCTGCTGGGGCGGGCGGGGCTATGGGGTGATTCCATCGATCGCAGCAACCCACGCACAATCACCTCAGGCCCCGCATCGCCAGACACCAGCTCCATCGACCGCACCACTGCATCGGTACCATCGACCCACAAAATACATTCATCGCCTTTAGAGTTTGCACCCATATCTGCAATAGATGCTCGACTGCCGAGAGCACAGCGATCGCCCTCCCAAACACTCGAGGACTGAGGCAATTTCTGGAGTCGGCGACGGGTTGAACGATTCAGAGCAGTCATAGAACCAATAAGTAGTGCGTACAAAGACAACGTCTAAGCTTTCAAGGCAGCGTTTGTCAGATTGGCTGTGAACAATAGTTTTCTTATAGCGCGAACCCATGGTTCTGAGCCGCCCTACGTGACCTATGACAACTGCCACTACTCCCTGCGATTATCTTGACGTGATTCTTACAGGCGTTGATTTTACAGCCGGTCGGGTGAAAGCAATAGAGCGATCGCGACCCTAGTCATTCGATTTGCGTAAAGACAGGACTTCATTGAATCCGCTACCATCAGAATAGTGAATTGCAGCGGTGAACAGTAGGGATGAAACTACCGCGAAACAATTCTTTGGCATTCTAGTATTGTTCTTGCAGCTTGCCAAAAGGCTGCACGGCCCTATGCTAGAAGAAGCGACGGTTCTCTAGACTTGAGGACATCGTAAACCCTTCACAATCTTCAATCTCATACCTCTCTCAACTGCTAAGGCAGGATGGTAGGACGAGCCACCATGGGCTGCCGCCCTCGCCGATCGAGTCCATCTGCCAGCCACCACTATTTCAAAGGAGTCGTTAAAATCCCATGACACAAGCAACTCAGTCTGCTAAACGAGGCATCATGATCTCAGAT contains these protein-coding regions:
- a CDS encoding chorismate-binding protein; the protein is MIFPTFEDFSALAQDGNFVPVYQEWVADLDTPVSAWYKVCAGQPYSFLLESIEGGETIGRYSLLGCDPVWVLEARGDRTIQTHRSGETQIFEGDPFTALSDCLSPYKPVTLPQLPPGIGGLFGFWGYELIHWIEPRVPVHPLTDDDLPDGLWMQIDHLLIFDQVQRKIWAIAYADLRDPDTDLRQAYDQACACVNRLVSKLQLPLTNQDTVLEWTPPSDASRAPLNYTSNTEPEHYCRNVETAKAHIRDGDIFQVVISQRLTAQYTGDPFALSRSLRLINPSPYMAYFQFGDWQIIGSSPEVMVKA
- a CDS encoding photosystem I reaction center subunit II PsaD — translated: MTETLTGQTPIFGGSTGGLLTKAEVEEKYAITWTSSKEQVFEMPTGGAAIMKEGENLLYLARKEQCLALGTQLRTKFKPKIEDYKIYRVYPNGETQYLHPADGVFPEKVNAGREFNGKVDRNIGSNPEPATIKFSGRQPFDA